The following are encoded in a window of Acidobacteriota bacterium genomic DNA:
- a CDS encoding glycosyltransferase family 4 protein: MSRPLSVAVVARAVMPLHGVGGLERSVHDLVRHLAARGVRVTLIVPPPAPVRREAAADPFASPLIGIRHVPYWTFPAANRRGTTVLDRSTAYLLYGWRAGSMARALARAGEVDVIHGFGASVLGAARPDLPVPLVLNPQGLEEFGATAERQGRLKRIGYTPLRWAVRRVARAADAIIATDVALESTVARHLRPRPGQVRTIPNGIDLAAVTGMAGPTDGRLLRQRHGIGAGELVFLSVGRLEFNKGFDVLAAALARAAAAGGTLPALGWRWVIVGAGPYGRELERHVAERNIASHVVWAGRASDAVLHGWYEAASVFVHPTRYEGSSLVTLEAMAHRRPVIASRAGGLPDKVHPDVNGWLVEPGDDTALAAAIEEAAASTARLIDMGARSREIVERDFSWTVLVDRQIALYEELLERRLHQRHETIPRA; the protein is encoded by the coding sequence ATGTCCCGCCCGCTCTCGGTCGCCGTCGTCGCTCGCGCCGTCATGCCGCTCCACGGCGTCGGCGGGCTCGAACGATCGGTGCACGACCTCGTGCGGCACCTCGCAGCGCGAGGCGTGCGCGTGACGCTGATCGTGCCGCCGCCCGCGCCGGTGCGCCGGGAAGCGGCGGCCGACCCGTTCGCATCGCCGTTGATCGGGATCCGCCACGTGCCGTACTGGACGTTCCCCGCGGCCAACCGCCGCGGCACCACCGTGCTCGACCGCAGCACGGCGTACCTGCTGTACGGCTGGCGCGCCGGATCGATGGCGCGCGCGCTCGCCCGGGCCGGCGAGGTCGACGTCATCCACGGCTTCGGCGCCAGCGTGCTCGGCGCGGCGCGTCCCGATCTTCCGGTGCCGCTCGTGCTCAATCCCCAGGGACTGGAGGAGTTCGGCGCCACGGCCGAGCGACAGGGGCGGCTGAAGCGCATCGGCTACACGCCGCTGCGCTGGGCCGTGCGCCGCGTCGCCCGCGCGGCCGACGCGATCATCGCAACCGACGTCGCGCTCGAGTCCACGGTCGCGCGCCATCTCCGGCCTCGGCCCGGGCAGGTTCGCACGATCCCGAACGGCATCGATCTCGCGGCGGTCACCGGCATGGCGGGGCCCACCGACGGCCGGCTGCTCCGGCAGCGGCACGGCATCGGCGCGGGCGAGCTCGTGTTCCTCAGCGTGGGACGGCTCGAGTTCAACAAAGGCTTCGACGTGCTCGCGGCGGCGCTCGCGCGCGCCGCGGCCGCGGGCGGCACGCTGCCGGCGCTCGGCTGGCGTTGGGTCATCGTCGGCGCCGGCCCGTACGGACGGGAGCTCGAGCGGCACGTCGCCGAGCGCAACATCGCCTCGCACGTCGTGTGGGCCGGCCGAGCGAGCGACGCCGTCCTGCACGGCTGGTACGAGGCCGCCTCGGTGTTCGTGCACCCCACGAGGTACGAAGGCAGCTCGCTCGTCACGCTCGAAGCGATGGCGCACCGGCGGCCGGTGATCGCGTCACGGGCGGGCGGCCTGCCCGACAAGGTGCACCCCGACGTGAACGGCTGGCTCGTGGAACCCGGCGACGACACCGCGCTCGCGGCGGCGATCGAGGAGGCGGCCGCGAGCACGGCGCGGCTGATCGACATGGGCGCGCGCAGCCGCGAGATCGTCGAGCGCGACTTCTCCTGGACGGTGCTCGTCGATCGCCAGATCGCGCTCTACGAGGAGCTCCTGGAACGGCGGCTTCACCAGCGACACGAAACGATTCCGCGGGCCTGA
- a CDS encoding carboxypeptidase regulatory-like domain-containing protein codes for MTKTLRFAGGIFEIDNLLPGQTVLVARGEQMAPTALRIALAAGELRAGLILRLKRAGTVRGSITDANGSPVRGARVRLAYTRADDSNVFLGGFIGGRLITRSDGVFVARNVIPGVPVLVLVDSDRGHAERTLVLSAGQAQALSVVLP; via the coding sequence GTGACCAAGACGCTGCGGTTCGCTGGAGGGATATTCGAGATCGACAACTTGTTACCAGGTCAGACCGTTCTTGTCGCGCGCGGGGAGCAGATGGCGCCGACCGCGTTGCGTATTGCACTGGCCGCGGGCGAACTGCGTGCCGGGCTGATCCTCCGATTGAAACGAGCCGGGACGGTTCGGGGTTCAATTACCGATGCGAACGGTTCGCCGGTTCGCGGCGCCAGAGTCCGGCTAGCGTATACGAGGGCAGACGACAGCAACGTGTTCCTGGGCGGATTCATCGGAGGAAGATTGATCACCCGCTCGGACGGAGTGTTCGTGGCACGGAACGTCATTCCCGGTGTTCCCGTGCTCGTACTTGTGGATTCCGATCGGGGGCACGCCGAACGAACCCTTGTACTGAGCGCGGGACAGGCACAGGCACTGTCGGTGGTCCTGCCATGA
- a CDS encoding glycosyltransferase, giving the protein MRILYCAIDQRVPGSLGGSVHVQAVAAGLAARGHDVHVAVQPGAGRWPEGRVTWHPLGPPFGRDVLRWTRTRRLARLAREIGADVVIERYYNFGGEGVFAAKRLGLPAVLEVNAPVVDHDRALKARLDHALVVEPMRRWRERICRAADLFVTPMASILPAWVDRGKVLEIEWGADVEHFRPDRSTPSPFTMDPARIQCVFAGAFRSWHGVVHLVASLARLHAAGDDRFGALLIGDGPERPAAERVARGVPGVVFTGALAHDRLPAALAWGDIGVAPFDPSRHAALKLGFYWSPLKVFEYMAAGLPVVAPALPRLQRLVSHGVEGMLYDPEDPRGIDRALQALADPDVRRRFGAAARARVVRDFSWAAHCAALDARLQALVSGR; this is encoded by the coding sequence ATGCGGATTCTGTACTGCGCGATCGACCAGCGCGTGCCGGGATCGCTCGGCGGATCGGTCCACGTCCAGGCCGTGGCGGCTGGATTGGCCGCACGCGGACACGACGTGCACGTCGCCGTTCAGCCGGGGGCGGGCCGCTGGCCCGAGGGACGCGTGACGTGGCATCCGCTCGGCCCGCCGTTCGGGCGCGACGTCCTTCGCTGGACCCGCACGCGCCGGCTCGCGCGCCTCGCACGCGAGATCGGCGCCGACGTCGTCATCGAGCGCTACTACAACTTCGGCGGCGAGGGCGTCTTCGCGGCGAAGCGGCTCGGCCTGCCGGCGGTGCTCGAAGTGAACGCACCCGTCGTCGATCACGACCGCGCGCTCAAAGCCCGGCTCGACCACGCGCTCGTCGTCGAGCCCATGCGCCGCTGGCGGGAGCGGATCTGCCGCGCCGCCGATCTGTTCGTCACGCCGATGGCGTCGATCCTGCCGGCGTGGGTCGATCGCGGCAAGGTGCTGGAGATCGAGTGGGGCGCGGACGTGGAGCACTTCCGTCCCGATCGGTCGACACCGAGCCCGTTCACCATGGACCCGGCGCGCATCCAGTGCGTGTTCGCCGGTGCGTTCCGCTCGTGGCACGGCGTCGTGCACCTGGTCGCCTCGCTCGCGCGCCTGCACGCCGCGGGCGACGATCGCTTCGGAGCGCTGCTCATCGGCGACGGCCCGGAGCGGCCGGCCGCCGAGCGCGTCGCGCGCGGCGTGCCGGGCGTGGTGTTCACCGGCGCGTTGGCGCACGACCGGCTGCCGGCCGCGCTCGCGTGGGGCGACATCGGCGTCGCGCCGTTCGATCCGAGCCGGCACGCCGCGCTCAAGCTCGGCTTCTACTGGTCGCCGCTCAAAGTGTTCGAGTACATGGCGGCCGGCCTGCCGGTCGTGGCGCCGGCGCTGCCCCGCCTGCAGCGGCTGGTCTCGCACGGCGTCGAGGGCATGCTCTACGATCCCGAGGATCCGCGCGGCATCGATCGCGCGTTGCAGGCGCTCGCCGACCCTGACGTGCGGCGCCGGTTCGGCGCGGCCGCGCGCGCGCGCGTCGTCAGGGACTTCAGTTGGGCGGCGCACTGCGCCGCGCTCGACGCGCGCCTGCAGGCGCTGGTGTCCGGGCGATGA
- a CDS encoding glycosyltransferase family 4 protein — protein MSAPLRVLIVTDSFPPGCGGSGWSTWELARGLMALGHHVEVIKADATTSGPPEEREHESVRVTTFRHGAPNVPVVRNLVKNEQLWRALSGYLDERLRRQPVDVVHAQHVMTTVPAIRTGLASGTPVVATVRDYWPVCYWSDLIYDPSQPQLCPACSVSMMTRCVRPRAGAASLAAWPLIPYMRANLRTKRTTLAKASAVIAVSSVIAEDLRARAPELASTPLYTIPNPIDMTALDAARAADPPLAGPYVLYAGKLALNKGVQYLLPAIARAGITWPVVIAGDGPLRAALEAEATRLGIDLRVLGWRDRADVWAWMRHATLLAFPSYGPESLSRVLIEAAALGAPIAAMNTGGTRDIIRAGVTGLLSDDAPGFARDLAALAADERLRASLGHAARADVHTRFSATSVVERIEQVYRQLLQPSAA, from the coding sequence ATGAGCGCGCCGCTTCGCGTGCTGATCGTCACCGATTCGTTTCCGCCCGGCTGCGGCGGCAGCGGCTGGAGCACGTGGGAGCTCGCGCGCGGCCTGATGGCGCTCGGCCACCACGTCGAGGTGATCAAAGCCGACGCGACGACGTCCGGGCCGCCCGAGGAGCGCGAGCACGAATCGGTGCGGGTCACGACGTTCCGCCATGGCGCGCCGAACGTGCCGGTCGTGCGCAACCTCGTCAAGAACGAACAGCTCTGGCGCGCGCTGTCCGGATATCTCGACGAGCGGCTCCGGCGCCAGCCGGTCGACGTCGTGCACGCCCAGCACGTGATGACCACCGTGCCGGCGATCCGCACCGGGCTCGCGAGCGGCACGCCGGTGGTCGCGACCGTGAGGGACTACTGGCCCGTCTGCTACTGGTCGGACCTGATCTACGATCCGTCGCAGCCGCAGCTCTGCCCGGCCTGCTCCGTCAGCATGATGACGAGGTGCGTGCGGCCGCGCGCCGGCGCGGCGTCGCTGGCCGCGTGGCCGCTGATTCCGTACATGCGCGCGAACCTCCGGACGAAGCGGACCACGCTCGCCAAGGCCAGCGCGGTCATCGCGGTGAGCTCGGTCATCGCGGAGGATCTGCGAGCGCGCGCGCCCGAGCTCGCGTCCACGCCGCTCTACACGATCCCGAACCCGATCGACATGACCGCGCTCGATGCCGCGCGGGCAGCCGATCCGCCGCTCGCCGGGCCCTACGTGCTCTACGCGGGCAAGCTCGCGCTGAACAAGGGCGTCCAGTACCTGCTGCCCGCGATCGCGCGGGCCGGGATCACGTGGCCGGTCGTGATCGCGGGCGACGGCCCGCTGCGCGCGGCGCTCGAAGCCGAGGCCACACGCCTCGGCATCGACCTGCGCGTGCTCGGCTGGCGCGACCGCGCGGACGTGTGGGCGTGGATGCGGCACGCGACGCTCCTCGCCTTCCCCTCGTACGGCCCCGAGTCGCTCAGCCGCGTGCTCATCGAGGCGGCCGCGCTCGGCGCGCCGATCGCGGCCATGAACACCGGCGGCACGCGCGACATCATCCGCGCCGGCGTCACCGGGCTGCTGTCGGACGATGCGCCGGGGTTCGCGCGCGATCTCGCGGCGCTGGCGGCGGACGAGCGGCTGCGCGCGTCGCTCGGGCACGCGGCGCGCGCCGACGTGCACACCCGGTTCTCGGCGACCTCGGTCGTCGAGCGCATCGAGCAGGTCTATCGCCAGCTCCTTCAGCCGAGCGCCGCCTGA
- a CDS encoding BamA/TamA family outer membrane protein yields MTTRRWRGGWGLVVLLLAAAAPARAAQGGVEQYYGRTITSVRFEVDGRVEPSADLERLVDVRAGALLTREDVRASMDHLFQLGRYDDITPVAAESGAGVAVVFRLVPRYPITRVEIEPGDTGVPPNLLRDELRQRFTGVATGIRLPVVEEAARRFLNDAGYPDADVTARTVPEPAAGRSTLLVGVRAGRLATIRQSRIEGASPLEPDAILARTDARPGRPFRRRDIETRLTEIEDDLRARGYYDAQAALVWTPAPDGAVDVVLDVDAGPRVDVRLESRTPLPRGLDDLIPVKRQRSIDLDLLEDSKTAIEQALRREGYAAASVAFSRQPSADGAVLDVVFTVDRGPRYYVDRIELPASMSLAPATVRALVGIEPGDVLNQAAFEAGLAKVIDEYRRLGYYRVKAEPERQTVEGRRTTEAAWVVLVPNITEGPRGTVTAIAFAFDGPHEVPERDVRAAMRSRAGAPFVEQDVALDHRDIQSLYRERGYLGAIVALEPTISEDGTSVALAFEINEGPQVVVGRVTVIGNTRVSEQQILEVAALTTGAPLGASTLTEAQRRLNAMGVFRHVSITTESRLTGESEANILISVTEAPTVTLGFGGGLEGGTRLRTVAPDTFEDHLELSPRGFFQIGRRNIGGRNRSVNFFSRVSLKPRSAPGDPERDGRGFGFAEYRVTLTYREQRLLRTETDLLVGLLAEQVVRTTYSYQRRGVNAEFLRRASRRTNVSGRYALEFTRLFDERINVEDQPIIDRLFPQVRLSTISTGISWDGRDNPIVSTTGAFLSADMEVAARALASEVGYVKGFFQGSTFRRTGSSSRTVVALRGQLGLARGFPRTITSVDEAGVPTTTVEVQNLPVSQRFFAGGGTSVRGFQVDRLGVFDPGCAACSVIDRTTGLSVGGTGLIVLNAEIRHVLTKLRNRNLAVVTFLDGGNVFAKAADVDLAKIRGAAGFGVRYDSPLGPVRLDFGFKLRRQVIDDRRESGWEYHLSIGEAF; encoded by the coding sequence TTGACGACGCGGCGGTGGCGGGGCGGGTGGGGGCTCGTGGTGCTGCTGCTCGCGGCGGCGGCGCCGGCCCGCGCCGCACAGGGTGGCGTCGAGCAGTACTACGGCCGCACCATCACGTCCGTCCGGTTCGAGGTCGACGGCCGGGTCGAGCCGTCGGCCGATCTCGAACGCCTGGTGGACGTGCGCGCCGGCGCGCTCCTGACGCGCGAGGACGTGCGCGCGAGCATGGATCACCTGTTCCAGCTCGGCCGCTACGACGACATCACGCCCGTGGCCGCCGAGAGCGGCGCGGGCGTCGCCGTGGTGTTCCGGCTCGTGCCGCGTTATCCGATCACGCGCGTGGAGATCGAGCCCGGCGACACGGGCGTGCCGCCGAACCTGCTGCGCGACGAGCTGCGCCAGCGGTTCACCGGCGTCGCCACCGGCATCCGCCTGCCGGTCGTCGAGGAGGCGGCGCGGCGGTTCCTCAACGACGCCGGATATCCGGACGCCGACGTGACGGCCCGCACGGTGCCGGAGCCCGCGGCCGGCCGATCGACGCTCCTCGTCGGCGTCAGGGCCGGCCGGCTCGCGACGATCCGGCAGAGCAGGATCGAGGGCGCGTCGCCGCTCGAGCCCGACGCCATCCTCGCGCGGACGGATGCGCGCCCCGGCCGCCCGTTCCGGCGACGCGACATCGAGACGCGCCTGACCGAGATCGAAGACGACCTGCGGGCGCGCGGCTACTACGACGCGCAGGCGGCGCTCGTCTGGACGCCGGCGCCGGACGGCGCGGTCGACGTCGTGCTCGACGTGGACGCCGGGCCGCGCGTCGACGTGCGGCTCGAGTCCAGGACGCCGCTGCCACGCGGGCTCGACGATCTGATCCCCGTCAAGCGCCAGCGGTCCATCGACCTGGACCTGCTCGAGGACTCGAAGACCGCCATCGAGCAGGCGCTGCGGCGCGAGGGGTACGCCGCGGCGTCGGTGGCGTTCAGCCGTCAGCCGAGCGCCGACGGCGCCGTACTCGACGTCGTCTTCACCGTCGACCGCGGGCCGCGCTATTACGTCGATCGGATCGAGCTGCCGGCGTCGATGAGCCTCGCGCCCGCGACCGTCCGCGCGCTCGTGGGCATCGAGCCCGGCGACGTCCTGAATCAGGCGGCGTTCGAGGCCGGGCTGGCCAAGGTGATCGACGAGTACCGCCGGCTGGGGTACTACCGCGTCAAGGCCGAGCCCGAGCGCCAGACCGTCGAAGGCAGGCGGACGACGGAGGCTGCGTGGGTCGTGCTCGTGCCGAACATCACGGAGGGGCCGCGCGGCACCGTCACGGCGATCGCCTTCGCGTTCGACGGTCCGCACGAGGTGCCCGAGCGTGACGTGCGCGCGGCGATGCGGTCGCGCGCCGGCGCCCCGTTCGTCGAGCAGGACGTCGCCCTGGATCACCGGGACATCCAGTCGCTCTACCGCGAGCGCGGCTACCTCGGCGCCATCGTCGCGCTGGAGCCGACGATCTCGGAGGACGGCACGAGCGTGGCGCTCGCGTTCGAGATCAACGAAGGGCCGCAGGTCGTCGTCGGCCGCGTGACGGTGATCGGCAACACGCGCGTGTCCGAGCAGCAGATCCTCGAGGTCGCCGCCTTGACGACCGGCGCGCCGCTCGGGGCCAGCACGCTCACCGAGGCCCAGCGCCGGCTGAACGCCATGGGCGTGTTCCGCCACGTGTCGATCACGACCGAGAGCCGGCTGACCGGTGAGTCGGAGGCCAACATCCTGATCTCGGTCACCGAGGCGCCAACCGTGACGCTCGGGTTCGGCGGCGGGCTCGAGGGCGGCACGCGCCTGCGGACCGTCGCGCCCGATACGTTCGAGGATCACCTCGAGCTGTCGCCGCGGGGATTCTTCCAGATCGGCCGCCGCAACATCGGCGGCCGCAACCGATCGGTGAACTTCTTCTCGCGCGTGTCGCTCAAGCCGCGATCGGCGCCGGGCGATCCGGAGCGCGACGGTCGCGGGTTCGGCTTCGCGGAGTACCGCGTGACGCTCACGTACCGTGAACAGCGGCTGCTCCGGACCGAGACGGATCTGCTCGTCGGGCTGCTCGCCGAGCAGGTGGTGCGCACCACGTACAGCTACCAGCGGCGCGGGGTCAACGCCGAGTTCCTACGGCGAGCCTCGCGGCGAACCAACGTGTCGGGACGGTACGCGCTGGAGTTCACGCGGCTGTTCGACGAGCGCATCAACGTGGAGGATCAGCCGATCATCGACCGGCTGTTCCCGCAGGTCCGCCTGTCCACGATCTCGACCGGCATCTCGTGGGACGGCCGCGACAACCCGATCGTCTCGACGACCGGCGCGTTCCTCAGCGCCGACATGGAAGTGGCGGCGCGCGCGCTCGCGTCCGAGGTCGGCTACGTGAAGGGGTTCTTCCAGGGATCGACGTTCCGGCGGACCGGCAGCTCATCGCGGACGGTCGTGGCGTTGCGCGGGCAGCTCGGCCTGGCGCGCGGGTTTCCACGGACGATCACGAGCGTCGACGAGGCCGGCGTGCCCACGACGACGGTCGAAGTGCAGAACCTGCCGGTGAGCCAGCGGTTCTTCGCGGGCGGGGGCACGTCGGTGCGCGGCTTCCAGGTGGATCGGCTCGGCGTGTTCGATCCCGGCTGCGCGGCGTGCAGCGTCATCGATCGCACGACCGGCCTCTCGGTCGGAGGCACGGGCTTGATCGTGCTGAACGCCGAGATCCGGCACGTGCTGACGAAGCTGCGCAACCGCAACCTGGCGGTCGTGACGTTCCTCGACGGCGGCAACGTGTTCGCGAAGGCGGCCGACGTCGACCTCGCGAAGATCCGCGGCGCCGCCGGCTTCGGCGTGCGCTACGACTCGCCGCTCGGTCCGGTGCGGCTCGACTTCGGCTTCAAGCTGCGCCGCCAGGTCATCGACGACCGGCGCGAGAGCGGCTGGGAATACCATCTCAGCATCGGCGAGGCCTTCTGA